The proteins below are encoded in one region of Acetoanaerobium noterae:
- a CDS encoding TIGR01212 family radical SAM protein (This family includes YhcC from E. coli K-12, an uncharacterized radical SAM protein.) — protein MWLDKRYHSLDYELKKIFGTKVIKLSVDGGFTCPTRDGSKGYGGCIFCSSRGSGEFSGDRALPIKSQLKNQISLLKEKWSEAKYIVYFQNFSNTYADIKTLKEKYDEALEFDNVVGLAIATRGDCLDKDVIKLLKTYNEKTFLWVEIGLQSIHKHSEEFIRRGYGLEAFDGAISALNQNNIRTVAHLILNLPNETKKHYIETLNYLVEKQIWGIKLHMLHILKNTDLESYYKIHPFDIMDADAYISLICDLISIIPEEIVIHRLTGDGSKEDLIAPLWSANKRYILNGINKELAKRNLTQGCNL, from the coding sequence ATGTGGCTTGATAAAAGATATCACAGTTTAGATTATGAATTAAAAAAGATATTCGGGACTAAGGTAATAAAATTGTCAGTAGATGGCGGCTTTACTTGTCCTACTAGAGATGGTTCTAAAGGCTATGGTGGGTGTATATTTTGCAGTTCTAGAGGCTCTGGAGAATTTTCCGGTGATAGGGCTTTACCTATAAAAAGTCAGCTTAAAAACCAAATATCTCTACTAAAAGAAAAATGGTCTGAGGCAAAATATATAGTTTATTTTCAAAATTTCTCAAATACATATGCCGATATTAAAACTCTAAAAGAAAAGTACGATGAAGCTCTAGAGTTTGATAATGTTGTTGGACTAGCAATAGCTACTAGAGGTGATTGTCTTGATAAAGATGTCATTAAGCTTTTAAAAACTTATAACGAAAAAACCTTTCTCTGGGTTGAAATAGGTCTTCAAAGCATTCATAAGCATTCTGAGGAATTTATTCGAAGAGGTTATGGTTTAGAGGCTTTTGACGGAGCAATTTCTGCTTTAAACCAAAATAATATAAGGACTGTAGCACATCTTATACTTAATTTACCAAATGAGACAAAAAAGCACTATATCGAAACTTTAAATTATTTGGTTGAAAAACAAATATGGGGTATAAAATTACATATGCTTCATATCCTAAAAAATACTGATTTAGAAAGCTATTATAAAATTCATCCTTTTGATATCATGGATGCAGATGCTTATATCAGTTTAATCTGTGATTTAATCTCTATTATACCTGAAGAAATCGTCATACATAGGCTCACTGGAGATGGCTCAAAAGAAGATTTAATAGCACCTTTATGGAGCGCAAACAAAAGATATATATTAAATGGAATTAATAAAGAACTTGCAAAAAGAAATTTAACTCAAGGGTGTAATTTATAA
- the moaA gene encoding GTP 3',8-cyclase MoaA — translation MRDDFNREISYLRISVTDLCNFNCEYCMPEGIEKKDHSDILRIEEIENICKVAARNGIKKIRLTGGEPLVRKGILSLINKIKSIDEITEVAITTNGVLLDEMAKDLKAAGLDRINLSLDSMDENVFRKITRGHELSEVYKGLESALDAGFENIKINTVLINKVNDNEIGDFIALTKNKYEVRFIELMPIGSTARYAKEHFFSADEVLKRYPQLELQENTDKSSPAAYYKLPNHKYRLGLIRPITCNFCSNCNRLRLTADGKLKPCLHSDMEIDIKKIACNDELLEKSFLSAISQKPEKHHLDDGKYIIRGMSKIGG, via the coding sequence ATGAGAGACGATTTTAATAGAGAAATTAGCTATTTGAGGATATCTGTGACAGATCTTTGTAATTTTAATTGTGAATACTGTATGCCAGAGGGCATAGAAAAAAAAGACCATAGTGATATATTAAGAATAGAAGAAATTGAGAACATTTGTAAGGTTGCGGCCAGAAATGGAATCAAGAAAATAAGATTAACAGGCGGAGAACCTCTAGTAAGAAAAGGTATTTTGAGCCTTATTAATAAAATTAAAAGTATAGACGAAATAACAGAAGTTGCTATAACTACAAATGGAGTTTTGCTAGATGAAATGGCAAAGGATTTAAAAGCTGCAGGGTTAGATAGAATAAATCTGAGCCTAGATTCAATGGATGAAAATGTATTTCGAAAAATCACAAGAGGACATGAGCTAAGTGAGGTTTATAAAGGATTAGAGTCAGCTTTAGATGCTGGTTTTGAAAATATAAAAATCAACACCGTATTAATTAATAAAGTGAATGACAATGAAATCGGAGACTTTATAGCTCTTACTAAAAATAAATATGAAGTTAGATTTATTGAGCTTATGCCAATTGGAAGCACAGCTCGGTATGCAAAGGAACATTTTTTCAGTGCTGATGAGGTGCTAAAAAGATATCCCCAACTTGAATTGCAAGAAAATACTGACAAATCATCCCCGGCAGCTTATTATAAGCTTCCAAACCATAAATATAGATTAGGGCTTATAAGACCTATCACATGTAATTTTTGCAGTAACTGCAATAGATTGAGATTGACCGCTGATGGCAAGCTCAAGCCTTGTCTTCATTCAGATATGGAAATAGATATAAAAAAAATAGCTTGCAATGATGAGCTTTTAGAAAAGAGCTTTCTATCGGCAATCTCACAAAAGCCAGAAAAACATCATTTAGATGATGGCAAATACATAATACGAGGAATGTCTAAAATCGGAGGATAA
- the murB gene encoding UDP-N-acetylmuramate dehydrogenase — translation MRETYDILKNIVSEEDILTKEYMKNHTSFKIGGSADFLVTPRTVDQIQNLIKTLKKENIPVFIMGNGSNLLVSDKGIRGVVIKLSKNFSSFSISGDEVTAQSGILLSTLSKSIVNESLSGFEFASGIPGTIGGAVTMNAGAYDSEMKNIVEEVVAMDMDGNIKTFTNQEMNFRYRKSRVTDETLVVLEAKLKLGKGSIEDIKAKIDDFTVRRTTKQPLTAYSAGSTFKRPEGYFAGKLIEDAGLKGIIMRNAAVSSLHSGFVINTGDATCENILELIEFIKLTVFSKFGVMLEEEVRVVGEQ, via the coding sequence ATGAGAGAAACCTATGATATTTTGAAAAATATAGTAAGTGAAGAAGATATATTAACAAAAGAATATATGAAGAATCATACATCGTTTAAAATCGGAGGAAGTGCTGATTTTTTAGTCACCCCTAGAACTGTAGACCAGATTCAAAATCTAATAAAAACGCTGAAAAAAGAAAATATACCTGTATTTATTATGGGAAATGGAAGCAATCTTTTGGTTAGCGACAAAGGGATAAGAGGAGTAGTAATTAAGCTGTCTAAAAATTTCAGTAGCTTTAGTATTTCAGGTGACGAGGTAACAGCTCAGAGCGGAATACTTCTTTCTACTTTATCAAAATCCATTGTAAATGAGTCTTTGTCTGGTTTTGAATTTGCAAGTGGGATTCCTGGAACTATAGGTGGAGCTGTGACTATGAATGCAGGAGCTTATGATTCTGAGATGAAGAATATAGTAGAAGAAGTTGTTGCTATGGACATGGATGGAAATATCAAAACCTTTACAAATCAAGAGATGAACTTTAGATATAGAAAAAGCAGAGTGACTGATGAAACCTTAGTGGTATTAGAGGCTAAGCTTAAGCTTGGAAAAGGTAGTATTGAAGATATCAAAGCAAAAATAGATGATTTTACTGTAAGAAGGACAACTAAGCAACCACTTACGGCATATAGTGCAGGTTCTACATTTAAAAGACCTGAAGGATATTTTGCAGGCAAATTGATTGAAGATGCAGGTCTCAAGGGTATAATTATGAGAAATGCGGCTGTTTCTAGTTTGCATAGTGGGTTTGTTATAAACACTGGAGATGCAACCTGTGAAAATATTCTAGAATTAATAGAGTTTATCAAACTGACCGTTTTTTCTAAATTTGGAGTCATGCTCGAAGAAGAGGTGAGGGTAGTAGGTGAACAATAA
- a CDS encoding gluconeogenesis factor YvcK family protein: MKKKITVIGGGTGQANLLRGLKNYNIDLTAVVTMADDGGGSGKLRQEIGMLPPGDIRNCIIALSDIEPAMETLMQHRFKEGSLKGQSFGNLFLAALNEIYGDFELAISKISEILAVRGRALPVTLEDIHLVAKLANGNLVNGESNIAQECINQSTRIDKILLRPSNVEAFPEAIDRINNSDIIVLGPGSLYTSIIPNLLVADVAKAIYESKAVKIYVSNIMTEYGETTGYSIYNHMKAILDHSIFPIIDKAIINKKDIPGNILQKYLYEGQTPLFLDKKQKKQILELGIEVIQEDLITIKNELLIHDSDKISKVIMDLAKKTDSSKINQSIL; this comes from the coding sequence ATGAAGAAAAAAATAACAGTAATAGGTGGAGGAACAGGCCAAGCTAATCTTCTGAGAGGTCTTAAAAATTACAATATAGATTTGACCGCAGTTGTAACCATGGCTGATGATGGTGGTGGCTCAGGAAAGCTGAGGCAAGAAATTGGAATGCTTCCTCCAGGAGATATCAGAAACTGCATTATAGCTCTATCTGATATTGAACCGGCTATGGAAACTCTTATGCAACATAGATTCAAAGAGGGAAGCCTTAAAGGGCAAAGCTTTGGTAATTTGTTTTTAGCAGCCTTAAATGAAATTTATGGAGATTTTGAATTAGCCATTTCGAAAATATCTGAAATTTTGGCCGTAAGAGGAAGAGCACTGCCTGTGACACTTGAAGATATACACCTTGTTGCAAAGCTCGCAAATGGAAACCTAGTAAACGGTGAATCTAACATAGCCCAGGAGTGTATCAATCAGTCCACTAGAATTGATAAAATACTTTTAAGACCATCAAATGTAGAGGCATTTCCAGAAGCAATAGATAGAATTAATAATTCAGATATTATAGTTTTAGGGCCTGGAAGTCTTTATACTAGCATCATTCCAAATCTTTTGGTTGCAGATGTTGCTAAAGCAATATATGAATCTAAAGCTGTGAAAATATATGTATCCAATATAATGACGGAGTATGGAGAGACTACTGGCTATAGTATTTATAACCATATGAAGGCTATTCTTGACCATAGTATATTTCCAATTATCGATAAAGCAATTATTAATAAAAAGGATATCCCTGGAAATATACTGCAGAAATATTTATACGAAGGTCAAACGCCTTTGTTCCTAGACAAAAAACAGAAAAAGCAGATTCTAGAGCTTGGAATTGAGGTCATACAAGAGGATTTGATTACTATAAAAAACGAGCTACTAATTCATGATAGCGATAAAATATCTAAAGTTATTATGGATTTAGCAAAAAAAACTGATAGTTCTAAAATAAATCAAAGTATTTTATAA
- the rapZ gene encoding RNase adapter RapZ: MHIVIVTGLSGSGKSEAMNVMEDMGFYCVDNLPPALLPKFVEVCSSSQGALDKVALGIDIRGYKFFKDLNESLRFMEKNDYKFDIIFLEADDNTLVRRYKMTRRKHPLALEDNIFQGIQRERAMLEELKQQSGYIINTTNMKPSDLKDEINNIFKEGKEKTNLIISVTSFGFKHGIPIDADLVFDVRFMPNPYYIEDLKEKTGDDKEIRDYVMNSNQSVIFKEKLQDMIEFLIPNYIKEGKNHLVIAIGCTGGRHRSVTIANLLYDFLKDKGYRVFKKHRDYTLK, from the coding sequence ATGCATATAGTTATAGTAACTGGCTTATCAGGTTCTGGCAAAAGTGAAGCAATGAATGTCATGGAAGATATGGGATTTTATTGTGTGGATAACCTTCCACCAGCTTTATTACCTAAGTTTGTAGAGGTATGCTCTTCATCTCAAGGAGCTCTTGATAAGGTAGCTCTAGGCATAGATATCAGGGGCTATAAATTTTTTAAGGATTTGAACGAAAGCCTTAGATTTATGGAAAAGAATGATTATAAATTCGACATAATATTTTTAGAAGCAGATGACAACACTTTGGTAAGAAGATATAAAATGACTAGAAGAAAGCATCCTTTAGCACTTGAAGACAATATATTTCAGGGTATTCAAAGAGAACGTGCAATGCTAGAGGAACTAAAACAGCAATCTGGTTATATTATCAACACTACCAATATGAAGCCGAGTGATTTAAAAGATGAGATAAATAATATATTTAAAGAAGGCAAGGAAAAAACAAATTTGATAATTTCAGTTACCTCATTTGGATTTAAGCATGGTATACCAATAGATGCTGATTTGGTATTTGATGTGAGATTTATGCCAAATCCTTATTATATTGAGGATTTAAAAGAGAAAACTGGTGACGATAAGGAAATCAGAGACTATGTCATGAACTCAAATCAAAGTGTAATATTTAAGGAAAAGCTTCAGGATATGATTGAGTTTTTAATTCCAAATTACATCAAGGAAGGCAAAAATCATTTAGTTATTGCTATTGGCTGTACTGGAGGTAGACACCGTTCTGTTACTATTGCAAACCTGCTGTATGACTTTTTAAAGGATAAAGGGTATAGAGTTTTCAAAAAACATAGAGATTATACTCTAAAATAG
- a CDS encoding MOSC domain-containing protein: MAKVIAVNISEKKGTIKKPVLHGEFKIDHGMVGDAHAGDWHRQVSLLGQESIDKMISMGAKDLTPGKFAENITTEGICLYELPVGTQLKIGDTIQEVTQIGKKCHHGCEIKNLTGDCIMPREGIFTKIIKEGQVKPGDDIVII; encoded by the coding sequence ATGGCAAAAGTAATAGCAGTTAATATTAGCGAAAAAAAAGGGACAATAAAAAAGCCAGTTTTACATGGAGAGTTTAAGATTGATCACGGTATGGTTGGAGACGCTCATGCTGGGGATTGGCATAGACAAGTTAGTCTTTTAGGTCAAGAGAGTATAGACAAGATGATAAGCATGGGTGCAAAGGATTTAACTCCTGGAAAATTTGCAGAAAACATAACAACAGAGGGAATATGCTTATATGAATTGCCAGTTGGAACTCAGCTAAAGATAGGTGATACTATTCAAGAAGTGACTCAGATAGGAAAAAAATGTCACCATGGATGTGAAATTAAAAACCTTACTGGAGACTGTATCATGCCTAGAGAAGGTATATTTACAAAGATTATAAAAGAAGGTCAGGTAAAGCCTGGAGACGATATAGTTATAATCTAG
- a CDS encoding HPr family phosphocarrier protein yields MITKELTIKNEIGLHARPAALFVQTANKFLSDIMIKKAGKTVNAKSIMGVMAMGISKGEMIEIIIDGPDEENAISAIEDLINVKLLES; encoded by the coding sequence ATGATAACAAAGGAACTTACAATAAAAAATGAAATAGGATTACATGCAAGACCTGCAGCTCTCTTTGTTCAGACTGCAAACAAATTCTTATCAGATATAATGATAAAAAAAGCAGGAAAAACTGTAAACGCAAAGTCAATAATGGGAGTTATGGCTATGGGGATATCTAAAGGTGAGATGATAGAAATAATAATAGATGGCCCAGATGAGGAAAACGCTATCTCTGCCATAGAGGACCTTATCAACGTAAAATTACTAGAGTCATAA
- a CDS encoding PHP domain-containing protein: protein MNNNLKVVADYHTHTIYSDGKGTIEQNVKSAIDKGLEIIGISDHGYKHMGFGVKYNLFEKMRYEIDLMKEKYPQIKILLGVECNILDDRGNIDIDDKILGYFDYVMAGYHFGSMPTRWTRGMRNHFNNYFKPLKSLEKAYNTRALVNAMRNNDIFVLTHPGDKGDVDIIDVAKAAQETKTYMEINSHHKNLSIEQLRLIKNIDVEYILGSDSHLPNHVGDFTNALERAISAGVDIDKIVNVRRV from the coding sequence GTGAACAATAATCTTAAAGTAGTAGCTGATTACCATACACACACTATATACAGTGATGGCAAAGGTACTATTGAACAAAATGTTAAATCAGCTATAGACAAAGGGCTTGAGATCATAGGAATATCAGATCATGGATACAAGCACATGGGATTTGGGGTTAAATATAACCTTTTTGAGAAAATGCGCTATGAAATTGATTTAATGAAGGAAAAGTATCCTCAAATCAAAATATTACTTGGAGTTGAATGTAATATCTTGGATGATAGAGGAAATATTGATATAGATGATAAAATTTTAGGATATTTTGATTATGTCATGGCAGGCTACCATTTTGGTTCCATGCCTACGAGGTGGACAAGAGGAATGAGAAATCATTTTAATAATTATTTCAAACCCTTAAAATCATTAGAAAAAGCTTATAATACAAGAGCACTTGTTAATGCTATGAGAAACAATGATATTTTTGTTTTAACTCATCCAGGAGATAAAGGGGATGTAGATATAATAGATGTAGCAAAAGCTGCACAGGAGACTAAAACCTATATGGAAATTAATTCGCATCATAAAAATCTCTCAATAGAGCAGCTAAGATTAATAAAAAATATTGATGTTGAATATATTTTAGGCTCGGATTCACATCTGCCAAACCATGTAGGAGATTTTACAAATGCTTTAGAAAGAGCAATTTCAGCTGGGGTAGATATCGATAAGATTGTAAATGTCAGGAGGGTTTAG
- a CDS encoding phospho-sugar mutase, translating to MDNNIMNSYLEWLNDDFIDQTTKDELKSIENKPEEIEDRFYQELEFGTAGLRGKIGAGTNRMNIYVISRATHALAQVIKKHGPEYVDKGIAIAYDCRLYSPEFAMQSALVMAANGIKAYLFESLRPTPELSYTIRYYGCSSGINITASHNPKDYNGYKVYWEEGSQIKSDIANLVLEEISKIKSFADIPVISEEEARQKGLLIDIGKEVDDSYINEVMNVSLRDEEIDKSIKIVYTPLNGAGNIPVRRVLKEKGFDKVYVVKEQENPDGTFPTIEYPNPEDLKAFEYAERLAKDVDADLLIATDPDCDRLAVQVKHNNKIVPLNGNQTGVILINYILSAMTEKGLLPRNPVIVKSIVTGDMGTAIAKDYNVEMINVLTGFKNICALPNEYDKTKEKNFIFGYEESIGYVIGTFVRDKDAVSASLMLAEAAAYYKEQGKTLVDVLNELFEKYGYYQEKTISLVLEGVEGQKRIKRMMEEYRDLYPTAIGSSNLTKMVDYEKQLSKNLLTNESLTIDIEKTDAVKFIFDDGCWYALRPSGTEPKIKLYLYSKAPSLEEASNKLIEFETLILEKLHSIK from the coding sequence ATGGATAACAATATTATGAATAGCTATTTAGAATGGTTGAATGATGATTTTATAGATCAAACTACTAAAGATGAGTTAAAATCTATTGAAAATAAACCTGAAGAAATCGAAGATAGATTTTATCAAGAGCTTGAATTTGGAACAGCAGGACTAAGAGGAAAAATAGGCGCTGGTACTAACAGAATGAACATTTATGTTATATCCAGAGCTACTCACGCTTTAGCTCAGGTTATAAAAAAGCATGGCCCTGAATATGTAGACAAGGGCATAGCTATAGCTTATGATTGCAGACTTTATTCTCCTGAATTTGCTATGCAAAGTGCACTTGTAATGGCTGCCAATGGAATAAAAGCCTATCTTTTTGAATCACTAAGACCTACTCCAGAGCTATCTTATACCATAAGATACTATGGTTGTAGCTCTGGAATAAATATAACAGCAAGCCATAATCCTAAAGACTACAACGGTTATAAGGTTTACTGGGAAGAAGGTTCACAAATCAAATCAGACATAGCAAATTTAGTTTTGGAAGAGATTTCAAAAATCAAATCCTTTGCTGACATTCCCGTTATATCAGAGGAAGAAGCAAGACAAAAAGGCTTACTGATAGATATAGGAAAGGAAGTAGACGATAGCTATATCAACGAAGTTATGAACGTTTCTCTACGCGACGAGGAAATTGATAAATCAATCAAAATAGTATATACACCTCTAAATGGAGCTGGAAATATTCCTGTAAGACGAGTGCTAAAAGAAAAGGGCTTTGACAAAGTTTATGTTGTAAAAGAGCAGGAAAATCCTGATGGAACATTCCCAACAATTGAATATCCTAACCCTGAGGATTTAAAAGCCTTTGAATATGCTGAAAGATTAGCAAAAGATGTAGATGCAGATTTACTAATCGCAACTGATCCTGATTGTGATAGATTGGCAGTTCAAGTAAAGCATAACAATAAAATTGTTCCTCTTAATGGAAATCAAACCGGCGTAATTTTAATTAACTATATACTTTCAGCCATGACAGAAAAAGGACTGCTTCCTAGAAATCCTGTTATAGTTAAATCCATTGTTACTGGAGATATGGGAACTGCTATAGCAAAAGATTATAACGTGGAAATGATTAACGTTCTAACTGGCTTTAAGAATATTTGCGCTCTTCCAAATGAATATGATAAGACAAAGGAAAAGAATTTTATTTTTGGTTATGAGGAAAGTATAGGATACGTTATAGGAACCTTTGTAAGAGATAAAGACGCTGTTTCTGCTTCATTGATGCTAGCTGAAGCTGCTGCCTATTACAAAGAACAGGGCAAAACTCTTGTTGATGTCCTAAATGAGCTTTTTGAAAAATATGGATATTATCAAGAAAAAACAATTTCATTGGTTTTAGAAGGTGTAGAAGGTCAAAAACGAATCAAACGTATGATGGAAGAATATAGAGATTTATATCCTACAGCTATAGGTTCTTCTAATCTAACTAAAATGGTAGATTACGAAAAGCAGCTTTCTAAAAACTTACTAACAAACGAATCTCTAACAATAGATATAGAAAAAACTGATGCAGTGAAATTTATATTTGATGATGGCTGCTGGTACGCTCTTAGACCATCTGGAACTGAGCCAAAAATTAAGCTTTATCTTTATTCAAAAGCACCTTCATTAGAAGAGGCATCAAATAAATTAATTGAATTTGAAACCCTAATACTAGAAAAGCTTCACAGCATAAAATAA
- a CDS encoding NUDIX hydrolase, with protein MREEISSGGVIVFGNAILLLKKYNGDWVLPKGKVEPGEKKDEAALREVFEESGLKAEIIKYLGEIHYTYKENWDENKRVHKTVYWYLMHSRSMDTVPQREEGFIEAKFIHIDRVLEMAKYDDEKEIIKVALDEINKKSYNNSGD; from the coding sequence ATGAGGGAAGAAATAAGTTCTGGTGGAGTCATTGTTTTTGGAAACGCCATCCTTCTCCTAAAAAAATATAATGGAGACTGGGTTTTACCCAAAGGTAAAGTAGAACCTGGAGAAAAGAAAGACGAAGCCGCCCTAAGAGAAGTGTTTGAAGAAAGTGGATTGAAAGCTGAGATAATCAAATATCTAGGAGAAATTCATTACACCTATAAAGAAAATTGGGATGAAAATAAAAGAGTCCATAAAACGGTATATTGGTATCTGATGCATTCCAGAAGTATGGATACAGTCCCTCAAAGAGAAGAGGGCTTCATAGAAGCCAAGTTCATTCATATAGATAGAGTGTTAGAGATGGCAAAGTATGATGACGAAAAAGAAATAATAAAAGTTGCATTAGATGAAATTAACAAAAAATCATATAATAACTCAGGTGATTAA
- a CDS encoding NADH-quinone oxidoreductase subunit NuoE family protein, translating to MPASVFTQENFARLDLVIAQHKGEQGALMPVLYEAKKIFGFISIDIQERISKGLDIPLSEIYGVASFYSTFSDKQKGENIIAVCLGTACYVKGSQKIIDKISKKLNIEVGDTTSDGKFSLVPARCVGACSLAPVVTINADVYGKAKLDDIDSILSNY from the coding sequence ATGCCTGCGAGTGTGTTCACACAGGAAAATTTTGCTCGATTAGATTTAGTTATAGCTCAGCATAAAGGTGAGCAAGGAGCGTTAATGCCAGTTTTATATGAAGCTAAAAAAATATTTGGCTTTATAAGCATAGATATTCAAGAGAGAATCTCTAAAGGTCTTGATATTCCACTTTCAGAAATATATGGAGTAGCATCTTTTTATTCTACATTTTCTGATAAGCAAAAGGGTGAGAATATAATTGCAGTTTGCTTAGGAACAGCATGTTATGTCAAAGGCTCTCAAAAAATTATAGACAAGATATCTAAAAAATTAAATATTGAAGTAGGCGATACCACTTCAGATGGAAAATTTTCATTGGTGCCTGCAAGATGTGTAGGAGCTTGTAGCCTGGCTCCAGTTGTTACTATAAATGCTGATGTATATGGTAAAGCAAAGCTAGATGATATAGATTCTATTTTATCAAATTATTAA
- the whiA gene encoding DNA-binding protein WhiA, translating into MSFSTQVKNELSRIIPEDKNVRIAELAALIRMSGSLQLMGYNKLSFKVVTENAAIARKVFSLLKMCFNIHVEIQVKKNKNLKKNNTYFLFVSYEQGANDILVEIGILKKDGKDYTIQSDIPESFISDEKSKRAYIRGAFLGGGSISDPEKTYHMEFVTVDDELSTYIRNLLNTYDFNAKIVPRKNTYVVYIKESNNISDLLNIMGAHNALFQLEDVKIMKQMRNDVNRIVNCETANLTKTVNASMRQIEAINYIINTVGIDYLPESLQEIAELRVEYEDLSLKELGEMLDKPLGKSGVNHRLKKIEDIANELKEGRK; encoded by the coding sequence GTGTCATTTTCAACTCAAGTTAAAAACGAGCTTTCAAGGATTATTCCTGAAGATAAGAATGTTAGAATCGCTGAATTAGCTGCCCTAATTCGCATGAGCGGAAGCCTGCAGCTAATGGGCTACAATAAATTGTCATTCAAGGTTGTTACTGAAAATGCTGCAATTGCAAGAAAAGTTTTTTCTTTGCTAAAAATGTGTTTTAATATTCATGTAGAAATACAGGTTAAGAAAAATAAGAATTTAAAAAAGAACAATACATATTTCTTGTTTGTATCATATGAACAAGGGGCAAATGATATATTAGTAGAAATAGGTATACTAAAAAAAGACGGTAAGGATTATACTATACAAAGTGACATTCCTGAATCCTTCATCTCTGATGAAAAATCAAAGCGTGCATATATTAGAGGAGCTTTTCTAGGTGGGGGATCGATTTCAGATCCAGAAAAGACATATCATATGGAATTTGTTACTGTAGATGACGAGCTAAGTACCTACATAAGAAATTTACTAAACACATATGATTTTAATGCTAAAATAGTACCTAGAAAGAACACCTACGTAGTATATATCAAAGAAAGCAATAATATATCAGATTTACTTAACATAATGGGAGCACATAATGCTCTATTTCAGCTAGAGGACGTTAAGATTATGAAGCAGATGAGAAATGACGTAAATAGGATTGTCAACTGTGAGACAGCAAACCTTACTAAGACAGTAAATGCATCTATGAGACAGATAGAGGCTATAAACTATATTATAAATACAGTAGGTATAGACTACCTTCCAGAAAGTCTTCAGGAAATAGCAGAGCTAAGAGTAGAATATGAAGATTTAAGCCTTAAGGAACTAGGCGAAATGCTAGATAAACCACTTGGAAAATCAGGTGTTAATCATAGATTAAAAAAAATAGAAGATATTGCAAACGAACTAAAAGAAGGGAGAAAGTAA
- a CDS encoding MogA/MoaB family molybdenum cofactor biosynthesis protein, giving the protein MFTAGVLTASDKGAKGERADESGKLIALELEKLGYNVVEKIVVQDEIDEITSALEEMVDRGINLILTTGGTGFSKRDVTPEATKMVIERETPGISEAIRHFSFQITKKAMLSRAVSGIKKDSLIINMPGSPKAVKESMDIIMPSIEHGLEILLGLTGECARK; this is encoded by the coding sequence ATGTTTACAGCAGGAGTTTTGACTGCAAGTGACAAAGGGGCAAAAGGTGAAAGAGCAGATGAAAGTGGTAAGCTAATTGCTTTAGAGCTTGAGAAACTTGGTTACAACGTTGTTGAAAAAATAGTAGTACAGGATGAAATCGATGAAATAACGAGTGCTCTAGAAGAAATGGTAGATAGAGGAATAAATCTTATACTTACTACTGGAGGAACCGGTTTTTCCAAAAGAGATGTTACTCCAGAAGCGACAAAAATGGTCATAGAAAGAGAAACCCCTGGTATCTCAGAAGCAATAAGACATTTTAGCTTTCAAATTACAAAAAAAGCAATGCTGTCAAGAGCAGTTTCTGGAATAAAAAAAGACAGCCTTATCATCAATATGCCGGGTAGTCCTAAGGCTGTGAAAGAAAGCATGGATATAATAATGCCTAGCATAGAGCATGGATTAGAAATATTACTTGGACTCACTGGAGAATGCGCTAGAAAATAG